Proteins found in one Thermaerobacter subterraneus DSM 13965 genomic segment:
- a CDS encoding heavy metal translocating P-type ATPase, translating to MDEKSLTTRAVAEEAERHSSSREDEDAEEEEGFEGPWYRFPPIRNAGLGGIVLGLGWLAGKLGLGPAVQIPLYVVAIALGGYFWVREGWEEFIEEREVGIEALMAFATLGAVLLGQWFEAAFLVFLYGLAEGLEEYTFARTRSAIKALLDLAPKEARLLENGRERMVPASSLKPGDRFLVRPGESIATDAIIREGRSSINEAAVTGESVPVAKGPGDRVFAGTVNGEGALVLEATATFEDNTLSKIIRLVEQAQSEKGRAQRFIERFGRRYSPVVLLAAVALVLLPPLIGLDWSTWATRAVVLLVAAAPCALVMSTPVAMASAIGTAGKNGVLIKGGIHLENLGTVRAVALDKTGTLTRGEPVVTTIVAAPGWTEREVLARAAAIERFSEHPLARAVMAKAQNEGIEVPEAGDFQALPGAGARAVVGEVSLYVGSPALFQQLGARVPAELSDKIDELRDGGHTVVFVGTDEEVKGLLAIRDEIRPEAKDALQALREAGVEHFIMLTGDNQRTANAIARELGIDDVRAELKPDDKARIVKALAEEYGGVIMVGDGINDAPALAAATVGMAMGTAGTDAAIEAADVALMADDLRKVAYAVRLGRRARAISRQNIIFSLAVLAILIPGALTGWVGVSLAVTAHEVSELLAVANGLRAR from the coding sequence ATGGACGAAAAGAGCCTTACCACGCGCGCCGTCGCCGAAGAGGCGGAACGCCATTCCTCGAGCCGAGAAGATGAGGACGCTGAAGAGGAAGAAGGCTTCGAAGGTCCCTGGTACCGCTTCCCCCCCATCCGTAATGCTGGCCTCGGAGGCATCGTGTTGGGCTTGGGCTGGTTAGCCGGGAAGCTAGGCCTTGGCCCCGCGGTCCAGATCCCCTTGTACGTCGTTGCCATTGCCCTCGGGGGCTACTTCTGGGTACGCGAGGGTTGGGAAGAGTTCATTGAAGAGCGGGAAGTAGGCATCGAAGCTCTCATGGCCTTCGCCACGTTGGGAGCCGTCCTTCTCGGCCAGTGGTTTGAGGCCGCCTTCCTTGTCTTTCTCTACGGGCTGGCAGAAGGCCTGGAGGAGTACACCTTCGCTCGCACCCGCTCCGCCATCAAGGCGTTGCTCGATTTGGCCCCCAAGGAGGCGCGGCTCCTCGAGAACGGCCGGGAGCGCATGGTGCCGGCGAGCTCCCTGAAACCGGGCGATCGGTTCCTCGTGCGGCCGGGCGAATCCATCGCCACCGACGCCATCATTCGTGAAGGGCGGTCGAGCATTAACGAAGCTGCGGTCACAGGCGAGTCGGTGCCTGTGGCAAAGGGCCCAGGCGACCGGGTCTTTGCCGGCACAGTGAACGGTGAGGGCGCCCTTGTTCTGGAGGCCACGGCTACTTTCGAGGACAATACCCTGTCCAAGATCATCCGCCTGGTCGAACAGGCTCAATCAGAAAAAGGGCGGGCTCAGCGCTTCATCGAGCGGTTTGGTAGGCGTTACAGCCCTGTTGTCCTGCTTGCAGCCGTGGCCTTGGTCTTGCTCCCGCCCCTGATCGGTCTCGACTGGTCGACCTGGGCCACCCGCGCTGTGGTCCTCCTGGTAGCAGCGGCACCTTGCGCCCTTGTCATGTCGACGCCCGTGGCCATGGCTTCCGCCATCGGTACAGCCGGCAAGAACGGCGTGCTCATCAAGGGGGGCATCCATCTTGAGAACCTCGGCACGGTCCGCGCAGTGGCCCTCGACAAGACCGGAACGCTGACGCGCGGAGAGCCCGTGGTGACTACCATTGTCGCAGCGCCCGGATGGACGGAGCGGGAAGTGCTGGCGCGAGCCGCCGCGATTGAGCGTTTCTCTGAGCACCCCCTGGCCCGAGCCGTCATGGCCAAGGCCCAGAATGAAGGGATCGAGGTACCCGAGGCCGGGGACTTTCAGGCTCTACCCGGAGCCGGGGCCAGGGCGGTGGTCGGCGAGGTGAGCCTATATGTTGGGAGCCCCGCTCTCTTTCAACAGCTGGGAGCCCGGGTCCCCGCGGAGCTGTCGGACAAGATCGACGAGCTGCGGGACGGCGGGCATACGGTCGTCTTCGTGGGCACCGATGAGGAAGTGAAGGGGCTGCTGGCCATCCGCGATGAGATCCGGCCCGAGGCAAAAGACGCTCTACAGGCATTGCGCGAAGCGGGTGTCGAGCACTTCATCATGCTAACCGGCGACAATCAGCGGACGGCGAACGCCATCGCCCGGGAACTTGGCATCGACGATGTCCGGGCGGAACTGAAGCCGGACGATAAGGCGAGGATCGTGAAGGCGCTGGCTGAAGAGTATGGCGGTGTGATCATGGTCGGCGACGGCATCAACGACGCGCCGGCCCTAGCCGCTGCCACGGTCGGGATGGCCATGGGCACCGCGGGAACCGACGCCGCTATTGAGGCGGCTGACGTCGCCCTGATGGCCGACGATCTGAGAAAAGTGGCTTACGCTGTTCGCCTGGGGCGCCGGGCCCGCGCCATCAGCCGCCAAAACATCATCTTCTCGCTAGCCGTTCTGGCGATCTTGATCCCGGGCGCGCTGACAGGCTGGGTTGGCGTCTCGCTGGCCGTTACCGCTCACGAGGTGAGTGAGCTGCTGGCCGTCGCCAACGGCCTTCGTGCCCGTTAG
- a CDS encoding ArsR/SmtB family transcription factor yields MTETELSRITDAFKALSDPTRLRIVRLMAANDEEVCVCELVDSLEVPQYHVSRHLKELRNARLLRARRDGRWVYYSLDLTDPVVKELAEVVRRLPADLFREDQKNFEQQMTLRVGGRCRAGIQKKHLAPNVRVRK; encoded by the coding sequence GTGACCGAGACGGAACTCTCGCGGATTACGGATGCCTTCAAGGCGCTGTCAGATCCTACGCGCCTCCGGATCGTCCGGCTCATGGCCGCGAATGATGAGGAGGTGTGTGTCTGCGAACTCGTCGACTCCCTTGAGGTACCCCAATACCACGTGTCACGGCACTTGAAAGAGCTCCGCAACGCCAGGCTACTGCGGGCACGACGAGACGGCCGGTGGGTCTACTATTCGCTCGATCTCACGGACCCGGTCGTGAAGGAGCTGGCAGAGGTCGTCAGGCGGCTCCCTGCCGACTTATTCCGTGAAGACCAGAAAAACTTCGAGCAACAGATGACCTTGCGCGTCGGCGGCCGCTGCCGCGCGGGGATTCAGAAGAAGCACCTGGCCCCCAACGTCCGTGTTCGGAAGTAG
- a CDS encoding IS110 family transposase yields MPRYFGLDLHKRYVHGCEWQVDVQKGRHFRFPNTDAGWATFVEQLRADDEIALEVTGNAFNVHDLLSAYAGKVLLANPLELKRLGAGRHTDRVEAERLAKMLALGMVPAVWVPPREVRDVRCLLQYRDRLVRNRRRYLTQAKSVFQRHGLPIPRKVDPRQWLDREALTPLPQAERVILLSALRQLEAVDIEIQAIEAEIARQVADQPAVQLLTITGVGLITAVTIWAYLGDPSRFRTAKQVTRYAGLDASVHQSGEQDHRGRISRNGCKLLRTTLVEAALAVARHDQGPLGAFFHRKQRQIGHQKAVVALARKLLIVAWRMLLTGQPYRAAKPLLVQRKQRRLLNVAQAAVDWDAVTKALWPEDIKTHRRRKVA; encoded by the coding sequence GTGCCACGGTATTTCGGGCTCGACCTCCATAAACGGTACGTCCACGGCTGCGAATGGCAGGTGGACGTGCAAAAGGGAAGGCATTTCCGGTTCCCCAATACCGATGCAGGGTGGGCGACCTTCGTTGAGCAGCTGCGTGCGGATGACGAGATCGCCCTCGAGGTCACCGGAAACGCCTTCAACGTGCACGACTTGCTTTCGGCGTACGCCGGCAAGGTCCTGCTGGCCAATCCCCTGGAGCTGAAGCGCTTGGGTGCCGGTCGGCACACGGATCGCGTGGAGGCCGAACGGCTGGCCAAGATGCTGGCCCTGGGGATGGTACCGGCCGTGTGGGTGCCACCGCGGGAGGTCCGCGACGTCCGGTGCCTTTTGCAATACCGGGACCGGTTGGTCCGGAACCGGCGGCGGTACCTGACCCAGGCCAAGTCCGTGTTCCAGCGACACGGGCTGCCCATCCCGCGGAAGGTGGACCCCCGGCAGTGGCTGGACCGAGAAGCCCTGACCCCGTTGCCGCAAGCCGAACGCGTCATCCTCCTCAGCGCCCTCCGGCAGTTGGAGGCGGTGGACATAGAAATTCAGGCCATTGAAGCGGAGATCGCGCGACAGGTGGCCGACCAGCCGGCCGTTCAGTTGCTGACGATCACCGGGGTGGGCCTCATCACCGCGGTCACGATCTGGGCGTATCTGGGGGATCCGAGCCGCTTCCGAACCGCCAAGCAGGTGACGCGGTACGCCGGCCTGGACGCGTCGGTCCACCAATCCGGCGAGCAGGACCACCGGGGACGGATCAGCCGGAATGGATGCAAACTTTTGCGCACCACCCTCGTTGAGGCCGCTCTCGCGGTGGCGCGTCACGACCAGGGCCCCTTGGGGGCGTTCTTCCACCGGAAACAGCGGCAAATCGGACATCAGAAGGCCGTCGTGGCCTTGGCCCGCAAGCTCCTCATCGTCGCCTGGCGTATGCTCCTTACGGGCCAGCCCTACCGGGCGGCCAAGCCGTTGCTCGTGCAGCGGAAGCAACGCCGCCTGCTGAATGTAGCGCAGGCTGCTGTTGATTGGGATGCGGTGACCAAGGCCCTTTGGCCTGAGGACATCAAGACCCACCGTCGGCGAAAAGTCGCTTGA
- a CDS encoding IS110 family transposase, which yields MPRYWGLDLHAQYVHVCEWRPETQKEKHSRFPNTPDGWARFLQRLSPDDRVALEVTGNAFEVYDWLSPHVAQVLLANPVELRRLGSGRHTDRVDAARLAKMLAVGTLPTVWVPPQPVHELRRLLRYRERLLNVATRWRNQIRAVLRRYGEQPPRGVDLGAFLTPERLGAFASGDRAIVVSALRQLQCTQEECTAIEAEIAEHLARTPEAQVLLTMTGVGPITAAAIWAALGDPRRFRTPKQVARYAGLDPSAYQSGETYFHGKISKNGNPLLRTYLIEAAHILARFDNGPLGQFYHRKRRQLGHKRAVVALARKLLIVAWRMLLTGESYRYQRPKTVQNKMSQLRGLRRHQRNWEDVMVTVLAKPQERARQSRMKGYQTEVPA from the coding sequence ATGCCACGGTATTGGGGGCTTGACTTGCACGCCCAGTACGTGCACGTCTGCGAGTGGCGACCTGAAACCCAAAAAGAGAAGCATTCCCGGTTCCCCAACACCCCGGACGGATGGGCGCGTTTCCTCCAAAGGCTCAGCCCCGACGACCGGGTGGCCCTTGAGGTCACCGGGAATGCGTTCGAAGTGTACGATTGGCTTTCGCCGCATGTCGCCCAGGTCCTCCTGGCCAACCCGGTCGAGTTACGGCGGCTCGGGTCGGGCCGCCACACCGACCGCGTCGATGCAGCCCGGCTGGCCAAGATGCTCGCGGTGGGCACGTTGCCCACGGTCTGGGTGCCACCGCAACCCGTGCACGAGTTGCGGCGGTTGCTACGGTACCGTGAACGCCTCCTCAACGTCGCCACGCGATGGCGAAATCAGATCCGTGCCGTGCTGCGTCGGTATGGTGAACAGCCACCGCGGGGCGTCGACCTCGGTGCGTTTCTGACGCCGGAGCGTTTGGGCGCCTTCGCAAGCGGCGATCGGGCCATCGTGGTCAGCGCCCTTCGGCAACTGCAGTGCACGCAGGAGGAGTGCACCGCCATCGAAGCCGAGATTGCCGAACACCTGGCCCGGACACCCGAAGCGCAAGTCCTGCTCACCATGACGGGGGTGGGGCCCATCACGGCCGCCGCCATCTGGGCCGCCCTGGGCGATCCCCGCCGGTTTCGGACCCCCAAGCAGGTCGCTCGCTATGCCGGCCTCGATCCATCGGCCTACCAATCCGGCGAGACCTACTTCCACGGCAAGATCAGTAAGAACGGCAATCCCCTCCTGCGCACGTACTTGATCGAAGCGGCCCACATTCTTGCACGATTCGATAACGGGCCCCTCGGTCAGTTCTATCACCGGAAGCGCCGGCAGCTCGGCCATAAGCGGGCCGTCGTCGCCTTGGCGCGGAAGCTCCTGATCGTCGCGTGGCGGATGCTCCTGACCGGGGAGTCCTACCGGTATCAGCGCCCCAAAACCGTGCAGAACAAGATGTCCCAGCTTCGGGGGCTCCGACGTCATCAACGGAATTGGGAGGATGTGATGGTCACCGTCCTGGCAAAGCCCCAAGAACGGGCCCGCCAGTCTAGAATGAAAGGATACCAAACAGAGGTTCCGGCTTGA
- the istA gene encoding IS21 family transposase gives MSLSESATSSMAGPSGRSAGSSGWPQTVRKALASAEPPRYRLKAPRPSPVLDPYRDVILTWLEQDATAPRKQRHTARRIYQRLVEEYGFQGGESTVRRFVSQVRGRQPEPFLPLTAAWGQSAQVDWGEAVVVLGGRRTVAHLFVLRLRASGVIFTWASPTERLEALLEGHCRAFAWLGGVPRECIFDNAKTAVTKILAGPAREEHTLFASLRAHYLFDSAFCRPGEAHEKGAVENGVGYVRRNALVPVPDFPDWEALNAHLLAWCERERQRRGEAWEQERAALRPLPDRPFRAARPHVVTVNKLSLVTFDRNRYSVPCEGVGRTLTLWAYTDRIEVTDGERVVATHRRAYGRGETSLELAHYLPALARKPRAATHLAVVPKLPPVYAQVQRVLCSRRPDGYREFAQILLLHREFPAEVITEALEQASSQGLLEPQAVRQLILNRLARPAPEPVPVPDRFAALRVRASDPACYDALLGGNRR, from the coding sequence TTGAGTTTATCCGAAAGCGCCACTTCGTCGATGGCTGGTCCATCCGGAAGATCAGCCGGCAGCTCGGGCTGGCCCCAGACGGTTCGCAAAGCCCTGGCGAGTGCGGAACCGCCTCGTTACCGGCTCAAGGCGCCACGTCCCAGCCCCGTGCTCGACCCCTACCGGGACGTCATCCTGACGTGGCTGGAACAAGACGCCACAGCCCCGCGAAAGCAGCGTCACACCGCCCGCCGGATCTACCAACGGCTGGTCGAGGAGTACGGCTTTCAAGGCGGTGAGTCCACGGTCCGGCGGTTTGTCAGCCAGGTCCGCGGTCGGCAGCCCGAACCGTTCCTCCCTCTGACGGCCGCCTGGGGCCAGTCGGCCCAGGTCGACTGGGGCGAAGCGGTGGTGGTGCTTGGGGGCCGCCGGACGGTTGCCCACCTGTTCGTCCTGCGCTTGCGGGCCAGCGGCGTGATCTTCACCTGGGCGTCGCCGACGGAACGGCTCGAGGCCCTGCTTGAAGGCCACTGCCGGGCCTTTGCCTGGCTCGGCGGCGTCCCCCGCGAGTGCATCTTCGACAACGCCAAGACGGCGGTCACCAAGATCCTCGCCGGTCCGGCCCGGGAAGAGCACACCCTCTTTGCCAGCCTCCGGGCCCACTACCTGTTCGACAGTGCCTTCTGCCGCCCCGGTGAGGCCCACGAGAAGGGAGCGGTGGAGAATGGCGTGGGGTACGTGCGGCGAAACGCCCTCGTTCCCGTGCCCGACTTTCCCGACTGGGAGGCGCTGAACGCCCACCTGCTCGCCTGGTGTGAGCGGGAGCGCCAGCGGCGCGGGGAGGCATGGGAACAAGAGCGGGCGGCGCTACGGCCCCTGCCGGACCGGCCCTTCCGCGCCGCCCGCCCCCACGTCGTCACGGTCAACAAGCTGAGCCTCGTGACCTTCGACCGGAACCGGTACTCCGTGCCTTGCGAGGGGGTGGGCCGCACGCTGACCCTGTGGGCCTATACGGACCGGATTGAGGTCACCGACGGCGAGCGTGTGGTGGCGACCCATCGGCGGGCTTATGGCCGTGGCGAGACGAGCCTTGAGCTGGCCCATTACCTCCCGGCCCTGGCCCGGAAGCCGCGGGCCGCAACCCACCTGGCCGTTGTGCCCAAGTTGCCCCCGGTGTATGCCCAGGTCCAGCGCGTCCTGTGCAGCCGACGTCCCGATGGGTACCGTGAGTTCGCCCAGATCCTGCTCCTGCACCGGGAGTTCCCGGCTGAGGTGATCACCGAGGCTTTGGAGCAGGCCTCCTCCCAGGGGCTGCTGGAGCCGCAAGCCGTTCGCCAGCTGATCCTCAACCGTCTGGCCCGTCCTGCACCCGAGCCGGTGCCCGTTCCGGACCGGTTCGCCGCCCTTCGGGTCCGGGCTTCCGATCCGGCCTGTTATGACGCCCTGCTGGGAGGGAATCGCCGATGA
- the istB gene encoding IS21-like element helper ATPase IstB: MNAAKATQEALIDLYARELRLPGLRKAYRELARDAAQSGQDHLAYLAACLTAEVESRRQSRLNRRLGMARFPALKTLESFDFTALPDLPKARVLQLADGSFVKARENVVCLGPTGTGKTHTAIALGVAAIHAGWRVRFTTAVALGQELLQAHNEARLPKALKGWDRFDLVILDELGYLGLGPAGPLLFQFCAHRYERGSLLITTNLEFSRWVEVFGDATLTSALLDRLTHRSHVLLFKGESYRFRESQQRLRKEGVSH; encoded by the coding sequence ATGAATGCCGCGAAGGCGACCCAGGAAGCGCTCATCGACCTCTATGCCCGGGAGTTACGGCTGCCGGGGCTCCGCAAAGCCTACCGCGAACTGGCCCGGGACGCCGCCCAGAGCGGCCAGGACCACCTGGCCTACCTGGCCGCCTGCCTCACGGCCGAAGTCGAGTCACGGCGCCAGAGCCGCTTGAACCGCCGGTTGGGGATGGCCCGGTTTCCCGCCCTGAAAACGCTGGAGTCTTTCGACTTCACGGCCCTTCCCGACCTGCCCAAGGCCCGGGTGCTCCAGCTGGCGGACGGGAGCTTCGTCAAGGCTCGGGAGAACGTGGTCTGCCTGGGCCCGACGGGAACGGGGAAGACCCACACGGCCATCGCTCTCGGGGTGGCCGCCATCCATGCCGGCTGGCGGGTGCGATTCACCACGGCCGTCGCCCTGGGGCAGGAGCTGCTGCAGGCCCACAACGAGGCCAGGCTGCCCAAGGCCCTCAAGGGGTGGGATCGCTTCGACCTCGTGATTCTCGATGAACTGGGGTACCTCGGCCTGGGCCCCGCGGGTCCGCTGCTGTTTCAGTTCTGCGCCCACCGCTACGAGCGTGGCAGCCTGCTCATCACGACCAATCTGGAGTTCTCGCGCTGGGTCGAGGTCTTTGGCGACGCCACCCTGACCTCGGCCTTGCTCGACCGGCTCACCCACCGGTCCCACGTGCTGCTCTTCAAGGGCGAGTCCTACCGGTTCCGCGAAAGCCAGCAGCGGTTGCGGAAGGAGGGGGTCTCACACTGA